The DNA region CCCGAATTTTCGCACATTAAAGTCGCATCATGAGTTAGTCGACGcaagttcaaaagaaattatcttTAGGTTAAAATGGATTGAGcttattaatataaatggttataagagtctataaataatattagtaagtggCGGAAGGTTTGGAGGTTaaatgaatcaaagaaatgagtttcgtcaaaagtcgACAAGTTGAAAAtacgataacttgtacttttgggtgagATTAGGAGTGCTTCACATGCTAAGAAAGTAatgatatgaagtatttgaattgtGTAATGGTTtcttgttaagtttggaagtcaaaTGAGTTGTAATACGAAAGTCGACAAAAGGCGTTGCAAGTTAAGTATataaatttcactgaaatttgggtcaggtCAGATGTCGTGGAGCGTTCTCTATATCTACTTGGAGTTATGGGGTGATCCACCTATCAAATTgaaggtctacgagtctagtttctagcGCATTTTACTGTTTGTCGATGCGATATCAGAGTAGAGAGAAAATTGCATTTCCATCCAGGGACGCAAACTGCCGCGGGACAGAAAATTTGGTCGGTGGCTTAACTTAAGCTAAGTATATATTGGACCCCTTAAACGATTTTTCTCCTCATTTCTTCCCCTTCAAAGACTTGGAAAACCCTAGGTTACTCTCTCAAACATTTCTCCATCAATCATAACCAAATCCAAAGGCTAATCAAGTCATCTCAGCGCAAGGAATCTCGTAGTAATCATAGAACCTCCATTTCTTCATCGTTTCGCTTCTCGGAAGAATTCTTCAACTTGAAGTAATCTTTGTTTTGGAGTGTTCTTCATCAATTAAGGTATTTTTCCTCATCTTAATGATtctcttaagcttctccaagtATTAAACCTaagaaaatggagggaaaatcCCATCTGAATAAGTTACGGTTAAAACTTGAAACTTCCATGGACATGGCTAACTTGTTGAGCTATTTGTGTTGGGTTTGTTGTATTGTTTGGAGTTATGATGGTATGGATTGAATCATGGTAGTAAGGAGTAGTAGAAAAGTAGTTTTTTGGTAGTGTTTTACAAGAAGCTACACTACGAAAGAGCTTACAAACTTGTGCCTACTGGTGCTCGATAAAATGACCAAATGAAGATTTTTATTGGCTATATGCTCAAAGTTGATCTCGAATTGTTCGAGTCCTGTAGGAAGTCAGTTGTAAAGTGTTCAAGGCTTCGGGAAGCATGGAAAAACTTCATCgttgaggtatgtaaggcttcctaTTCTCTTTGTGGCATGACTAGATTTCAAATGACCTTTCATTGAAAAGTTGTTCCATTAACTTGGATCAATCGCGTTCCATGATAATTGAGCTGACACATACTTCATCTATGACTTGTACCAAATTATGTTCCACATCTCCTTTTGTCTATCGATTAAAAGACTTTCTATTCAACTTGTGTCGATTATGTTCCAAAATGGTTAAGCTTACCTTTTTCTCATGAATAGCTCGTATTGAAGTACCTTTCGCATTTCGTATCCCTCTTGTTTATCGAAGTAAGAATGATGTTCATTATAGTACTCTTCACATCAAAGTTGAGGCAGTTGTATTTCCATTCGTTTGAGTTGATCTTTACCTCATATGTAATCtgtatcaaatatatttcaTATCCTTTACATTTGTGGTCTTCTTGATTGAAAGCTAAAGTACGTAGCGACAATAATGAAAGTCGTAGGGTAACGACAACAGGTCACTCCGACTCTTTCTATGATATCTCTTCTGAGGTCAGTCttgcattgcacttatatatatatatatatatatatatatacagggaCGTAGATGTGCACCTAGATGGATTTCTTTCATTACTGTGCCGTGTCCTAGATGGCCGGGTAGGAATGTAGCTGTGCATACCACTGATCAATTGGGCAGagttgatgatatgatgatgagctcaccccacagagggatatatatatatatatatatatatatatatatatatattatacgatatgatatgttataagcCTCCACCgtgaggaatgattttacgagcatgcatttacatttatgtcatggtTATGGTCGCCCTCAGTGGCCTCGTTCAGAGTTTCAGGTTATCTCTACATCTCTTCCCATATTTTCTGTATCACTtatgcttatgtcatgtttattcttaccaccttacatactcggtacatctttcgtactgacgcAATTTATGCGCTGTGATCATGCCCACTAGTACAGGTAGACGGATTGGTGTACCTTTCTCAGTAGGATACCAGAGTTCAGTAGGGATGTTTGCACTTCATTCTTTGGAGTTCTTTGGTCAGAGTCATCAAATAGGATGCATGTAtgcatatatctatatattatgagtatggcaataggtatgtcggggccctgtctcaATCAGTTGATGCATATTagtactcttagaggcttataAACTATCAGTCAGTGTACAGGTaatgtgtttggccttgccggccttctgactagttgtctttcttggttgtggccttgtcggccctagttatgcatatatgtgttgttgggccttttctgcttgcaggttctcatgatatacttcttactattattattcagcggccttgtcggcctatgattcacGTTACAGAGTTCAGATATCACAGTTGATTCGCTCGGTCCTTCAGGTGCAGGGTGCCGACCACACCctccaaggttggggtgtgacatttccCTCTTGTAAAACTAGTGATCTGCTCAACTTGTTGCACTAATACATTGGAGACCTTAGCATGTATGTAGAATGAACTCTTTCTCTTATTAATCAGCTGACCAGAGCTATCTTCATAAGCCTTCAATGTAGACATGGTTAACTCCAAAGATTTTTTATCAGCTGATGCAAAAACTATGGTGTCATCGGCATAAGCCAAATGATTAAGATTGGAACTCCATTTTGGCATCATATACCGTTTGAAATCTTGACCATCAAATAATGCATTAAGAGCCCTTGTTAATACTTCAGCAGACAGTATGAATAATGCAGGTGATAGTGGATCACCCTGTTTAACTCCTTTAGTTGAGTGAAAGAAACCATGAGCTTGACCATTTACCAACATAGACTACAAATTGTTAGCCAGCAGTCTCCACATTATATCAATACATTTCTCAGAAAATCCCATGCTCCTCAGAACCTTCATCAGAAAGAACCAAGAGACTCTACCATAGGCCTTAGTCATATCCAATTTGAGGACTACATTAGCTGGCTTGCCCCTTAACCCTATGTCAGAAATTATCTCTTGAGTTAAcaaaacattctcaataatATTCCTGCCCTTTACAAATCCAGATTGATTGGCAATTATCAATCTAGGTAGGGACTTCTCCAACTTGTTATGCACCACTCTAGAGATAACTTTGTTAATAAAGTTACTAAGGCTAATAGGTCTTATGTCAGAAAAGCTTTCCACCTCATtcttctttggcaacaaaaccAGGTTGGTATGAGTGATAGACTTGGGCAAAGTCTGAACCTCAAAGAATACCTTAACCACATGAAATACATCCACACTAACAGTTTCCCAACAGCATTGATAAAATATACCAGTAAGTCCATCTGGACCACTAGCACTATCTCCTGATAATTCAAACACAGCCTGTTTGACCTCTTCCATAGTTGGGATAGCAACAATATCTGCATTCTCCTCCTGTGATAACATACTAGGAATGTGATGCAATATAGCCCTCTCATATTGAAAATTATGCATTAAATCCTGAGTGAATTGCTTCTGATAAAAGGCAATAGCCTCATTAGCTATCTCAttaacattttcaattcaattcctaTCAAAATTCTGAGTTCTTCTAATCTGAGTTCTTTTCCTTCTACCATTAACAATATTGTGAAAAAATCTAATGTTCCTATCCCCTTCAGCAAAGCAATCATAACCAGATTTTTGTCTCCAATAATCCTCTTCATAGTGCAAGTACTTCTTAAGTTCAGCCTAAGCTCTTTGTAACACCATTCAATTGACTTCAGTAGGGCCTTCTTCAAACAACTGTTCTTTAATTCTGACTATATCCTCTCTAATGGTCAATTGCTTAAAAATATCCCCAAAAACCTGCCTGCTCCATGCCGATAAAACAGATTtaatcttcttcactttctgcttaaaagataaaaatacatccctttcttcttttgcatgCTAGTTCTGAGTAACTACTGATTGGAAATATTCATGATCAACccaaaattttagaaatttgaaaGGCCTAATAAATTGCTGTTGTTGATCACTACCAGATAATAATAAAGGAGCATGGTCAGAACCAGTCCTAAATAAATGATCCACTTCAATGAAACCAAACCATTGCTGCATCAAGTTATTATATAACATTCTATCAAGCCTTTTGAAGATACACTGCCCATCAGAtctcccattccaccaagtgaaaGGACTTCCTTTAAAACCTGCTTCAATCAACTCACAAGAATTAATACAAAATGCAAAGTCTTCATATTCATTTGGTAATACTGGTAATCCACCAATCTTCCCTTTCTCATTCAAAATCCCATTAAAATCACCCTCTATCAACCATGGTGCTACCATGCCATCAGCTAGAACATAAAGGCTATTCTATAATGCTAATCTTTCCATTGCATCATACTTTGCATAGACCATGGTTACAAACATGATCTTATTCAGATGTTGGAAGGTAAGCTTACAGGAAATTTGTTGAGAATCATTCCACACAATATCCACATCAATATCTGCATTTACAAAAAACCAGATCTTTCCAGAGGCATTATAACAAGCATGAACCATCCCTAACTTCCTCTTATATTGTTGAATATGTCTAAAATGTTGAAAAGGTTCCATCAGTGCTATAAGGAAAAACTTATGATGCCTATGCAACATCTGCACTCTATGGATTGCTTTCTGAGTCTTCACTGATCTGATATTCCAGAATAATGTTTTCATCATAACTTATGATTACCCTTTGCTGCTCTGTAAGGAATAACACTAAAAGGTTGCCCTTCAGAGCTACAATGTTTCTTCTTTGATACCTTAGAGTGAGATTTTGGAGATAATCCTGTTGCCACTACTACCTTATCTAAGGCTTCAGCCAAAGCCTCAGATGTCTCAGCATCACTTGTGCTTGCAGCCTTTTCACCTGTATCATGAATAACTTCTGACTCTATGATATTATGAGAGACAAAATCATGAAGGTCCTTCATAGGATAAATGATCTTCACAGCTTCCACAGGTATAGGAACTTGAACAATAGCTTGTGAAATACTATCATTCAGTTCTTCTATAGAGGTAACCAAATTCTCCATTATGACTATATCTGTGTGAACCTGATTATCATCCTTGTTCTCTAAATAATTTTCCCAATTGACCCCCATCTCTTCCATCAACTCACTAGAATGTTCAGCATACAGTCTTTTCTTACTTTCCTCATCTGCTATTGGTGATATAAAGTCCTCTATCTCTTCATCCTGTGTTTCAGCGTGATTTGATCCCTCTGCATCAATTGTCTTTTCTctagaaaaatatttatcaacCCACTCCTTAGTAGTCCCTGCATCAACTTCTAAAGGCATATTATGCAATTTGTCTGTGTTGTTCTTGGCTACCTCAGTCTTCTCACCTGAAGTGATAACATTTGGTTTAACAACACTACTCTTCCCCTTCACAACTACATTATCAATTGTCATGGAAATGCACTCCTCATTTCTGTTAACTTGATCCATaacttcttcttcatttatCTTGTCTACCACTTCTGTACCAGCAGCCTTGGAATTATCAAGTATTTCTACAACACCTGATGTTGATCCATCATTATCAGTCTCTTGTTGCCCATCTTGAAgaacattaaatttttttttttactaatatcAATATTTGTAATCTCCTTGGCTTGAATATGGTTGTTAGTCTCTCTTCCATCCTTAATTGCATTCTAGTTTCCTAGATCACCAAGAATCCTTCCACTGGCTAGGATTCTTGCTCTTCCTTTTCTAAACTTCTGATAATTCCATCTGTATGGTTGTTGCACCCTATGATTATCAGGTTTCTCAgttatttcctttccattctccACTGCATCAACTTGTTTCTCATAATGAGAAACCATCTCTTTCCCTTTCTCTGTATTGGCACCTACCTATTTACCTACATTGCAATCCTCCTCCTGATATAATTCAGGATGGTAATTCCAACATCCATCTTCATTATGCCCTTGCAATTTACACTCACGACAATAGTTTAGAAGATTGTCATATCTGATTTTCACTTTTTCAATCCTGATCTCATGAGTTACCTCATCCTCTACTCCATGTTAACAAAATCAGAAGATCCTCCAACAAGTCAATCATCACCTTAACTCTAGCACAACTAGGTCTAGTACGATTCTCAGTAGCTTTATCAACATGCAAATGAGTACCAACAGCTGATGCAATTGAAAAAACAGTCTCCTTTACAAAGAAAGTTGGCATTAAACCAGGCAATGATATCCATGAAATTACTTTAGATGTTTCCTCATCTATTTTAAACTTTGTATCATAAATAAGTGGCCTCATCAAGTATGAATATCCATCTTTGGAGTTTAATAATATGAAGGTTTAGAACATATATTAACAAGATCCTCTATAAGAGATAGTCGAATCAAAACATGTCTATGTCTAAACAAtccaatttcacaatttccttTGATTTCACATTGATTAGGAATAATCTTACGCAGTTCATCCATTTCTGGCCAGCCATATGAAAATTTGTCAATAACAGCGTATTGTAGTTTTTGTAATTTCTCCATTTGCGCACTTCATTATGAGTCCATCTTACCACTAGGATTCCATTCTTAATAACCACTTTTTTCATTGAAATACTAGTAGAAGCCGTCATTGTTGCATTACTTTCAGGAGGGTTTTGCATGAGTTTTAACATAGGTGGTTGAAAAAAATTTGTGTACtttgttttgggagttgcaggCGTGTTATGGGCTGAGCTTTGGTTGTAGTAAGGTTAGAGGATGACTGGCCAACCACCAGGGGAGGCTGACTAGTGGCCATGTTGCCAGCGACAAGGTAGTtttaggctagggtttgcatgaAAAGTAGGGTTTTGCTAGAGAGCTTTTATTCCTTGCTAAAAAATTCACACCTTTTTGTCTTCTCATCATTTAGTAATGCAAACATAATAGCTGGAAAAGTTTTGTCTGGGCACAGAAACTCGTACTTTAGATGCGCAGGCAGCTGCTTAAGCTCAAGCTTAGGCAGCTCAACAATGGATGGTTTCTTGGTGGTGTATTTTTCAAATCAAGATCATGCTTCTTTGGGTGGTAAGAATATGAACCCAacccaaaaagaaaattcaCCGTCTCCAAATAGCCTTCCATGTCTTCAGCATCAAAATTCACTAGAACAGCAGTAAGAACTTCTaccaaactttcttcttccattttgaaTTCCACAgcttcatcaataacatcaaaagaatcaatCATTAACAATAGCAACAAAATACATAGCCTTCCCCGAGGAATAACCAAatctcttacctcgaactctggttttAAAAGGATTTACCTCTTGTTTGACTAAATCCTTTTacttgattttcctaatttcccttataaattaggtggctattctaaaaaacataaaaatctaaAAGAGTCCACAACCTagaagtagcttttatgcctcgcataaaagtgaaccgtaacattGGGTCGTATAAGATCCTATGAAAGATCGAgcaagtagcttatg from Lycium ferocissimum isolate CSIRO_LF1 chromosome 2, AGI_CSIRO_Lferr_CH_V1, whole genome shotgun sequence includes:
- the LOC132047401 gene encoding uncharacterized protein LOC132047401, whose protein sequence is MLVNGQAHGFFHSTKGVKQGDPLSPALFILSAEVLTRALNALFDGQDFKRYMMPKWSSNLNHLAYADDTIVFASADKKSLELTMSTLKAYEDSSGCPITHARKRKVDYTDLIKKIRDKLQAWKGKLLSPGGDSSDFAKFFWSSKEDVKAKYWAAWLKMCLPIEERGLGFRSLFDVSKALNAKL